In Pedobacter sp. W3I1, one DNA window encodes the following:
- a CDS encoding hemolysin III family protein, which produces MRKLREPVNFFTHFIPALIAIPAGYILLQKCNTSIEYTAAWIYSIGTFILFGVSAMYHGYPATDYGVRFWQKFDHCCIYLMIAGSYTPTALLVFDGWLRWSLFAIVWIIAIVGCLLKIFNRLKSTAISLSIYILMGCLIVPLLQKMLGTLPIGAIFWLLFGGVFYIAGTYYYAKDKQLFRWMHSHELWHLFVIGGALSHYIYNLVYIFK; this is translated from the coding sequence GTGAGGAAGCTAAGGGAACCCGTTAATTTCTTCACTCATTTTATACCGGCATTAATTGCGATTCCGGCAGGTTATATATTGCTCCAAAAATGCAATACATCCATTGAATATACTGCAGCCTGGATTTATAGCATAGGTACTTTTATCCTATTTGGCGTAAGTGCCATGTACCATGGCTATCCGGCGACCGATTATGGTGTACGTTTCTGGCAAAAATTCGATCATTGCTGCATTTATCTGATGATAGCAGGCTCTTACACGCCAACTGCTTTGCTGGTTTTCGATGGCTGGTTAAGGTGGAGTTTATTTGCCATTGTATGGATTATTGCCATCGTTGGTTGCCTGCTTAAAATCTTTAACCGCTTAAAAAGCACGGCTATCTCATTGTCTATTTATATTTTAATGGGCTGCTTAATTGTGCCTTTGCTACAGAAAATGCTTGGCACACTACCAATTGGTGCAATTTTCTGGTTATTGTTTGGTGGCGTTTTTTACATTGCCGGAACCTATTATTATGCAAAGGATAAACAGTTGTTTAGGTGGATGCACAGTCACGAACTTTGGCACCTGTTTGTAATTGGAGGAGCCTTGTCTCATTATATTTATAACCTCGTTTATATTTTTAAGTAG
- a CDS encoding diacylglycerol kinase family protein, translating into MKLLFIINPGSGSHDINLKEVISTHFDAKNTEIDLFELPKDCSLEKIKERIKSAKADRVVAVGGDGTLKLVAECMLHTEIPIGIIPAGSANGMAKELGIPTDIELALAILDEGRLQKIHVVKLNDEICIHLSDLGFNAYLVKKFDTLPQRGMWGYAKATWHALWNHSRMEVQLKLKNETITSKAAMVAIANATRYGSGLMINPDGKLDDELFEVVLVKDYSYLEILKIWITKLPFNPKKIEVFQTAEVKISSKHKAHFQVDGEYIGKVNTVEAKILPAAITVVLPKVSEG; encoded by the coding sequence ATGAAATTATTATTCATCATCAACCCAGGCTCAGGCAGTCATGACATTAACTTGAAGGAAGTAATTTCTACCCATTTCGATGCTAAAAATACAGAGATCGATCTTTTCGAATTACCTAAAGATTGTTCTTTAGAGAAGATAAAAGAGAGGATTAAAAGTGCGAAAGCAGATCGCGTGGTAGCAGTTGGTGGCGACGGAACCTTAAAACTGGTTGCCGAATGTATGTTGCATACCGAAATCCCTATCGGGATTATCCCTGCCGGCTCGGCCAATGGGATGGCGAAAGAATTAGGCATACCAACTGATATTGAACTGGCTTTAGCCATTTTGGATGAAGGACGTTTACAAAAAATTCATGTGGTTAAACTTAACGATGAGATCTGCATCCATTTATCCGATTTAGGTTTTAATGCCTATCTGGTTAAAAAATTTGATACCCTGCCTCAGCGTGGTATGTGGGGTTATGCAAAAGCCACCTGGCATGCCTTATGGAACCATAGCAGAATGGAAGTGCAGCTGAAACTTAAAAATGAAACCATTACCTCTAAGGCAGCCATGGTGGCCATTGCCAATGCAACCAGGTATGGCTCTGGATTAATGATAAACCCTGATGGAAAATTAGACGATGAACTTTTCGAAGTGGTTTTGGTAAAAGATTACTCCTACCTTGAAATCTTAAAAATATGGATCACCAAATTACCTTTCAACCCTAAAAAAATAGAAGTATTTCAAACTGCTGAGGTTAAGATTTCTTCGAAACATAAAGCACACTTCCAGGTTGATGGAGAATACATTGGCAAGGTGAATACGGTTGAAGCAAAAATTCTTCCTGCTGCCATAACGGTGGTTTTACCTAAGGTATCAGAAGGATGA
- a CDS encoding aminodeoxychorismate/anthranilate synthase component II, producing MENIDKKTVLVIDNYDSFTYNLVHLINEVGYEAEVWRNDKFDLADVEKYDKILLSPGPGIPEEAGLLLDVIRTYAPTKSIFGVCLGQQAIAEVFGGTLLNLGRPMHGIATPVTVVDGDEPLFWECPQTINVGRYHSWVVSKDNFPSCLKITARDHKNEIMALRHETLDVRGVQFHPESVLTEYGKQMMENWLTTP from the coding sequence ATGGAAAATATAGATAAAAAAACCGTCTTAGTAATCGATAACTACGATAGTTTTACCTACAACCTGGTGCATTTAATTAACGAAGTTGGTTATGAAGCGGAAGTTTGGAGAAATGATAAATTCGATCTGGCCGATGTGGAAAAGTATGATAAAATATTACTTTCTCCAGGGCCGGGCATCCCGGAAGAGGCTGGTTTGTTATTGGATGTAATTAGAACATATGCGCCAACAAAGAGTATTTTTGGAGTATGCTTAGGTCAACAGGCCATTGCTGAAGTTTTTGGAGGCACTTTATTGAATTTAGGCAGACCCATGCACGGAATAGCTACACCAGTAACCGTTGTGGATGGCGATGAACCTTTGTTTTGGGAATGTCCACAAACTATAAATGTTGGCCGCTACCACAGTTGGGTAGTGAGTAAAGATAATTTCCCTTCGTGTTTAAAAATTACGGCAAGAGATCATAAGAATGAGATCATGGCGTTAAGACATGAAACGTTGGATGTGCGAGGTGTACAGTTTCATCCTGAAAGTGTGCTAACGGAGTATGGGAAGCAGATGATGGAGAATTGGTTAACTACCCCTTAA
- a CDS encoding anthranilate synthase component I family protein: MYKINTTYKKMLADTTTPVSIYLRLRDVYPNSILLESSDYHSRENSMSFVCADPVAGIILKGSRLESYFPDGAVEITESKNLIEEITDFKDKFRETELPEIKFISSGLFGYFTWNAVQHFEDIKFTSETPEGEEIPEMQYHLYRYIIAIDHFKNEITLFKNTFEGEEEGGLEKMEYLIQNKNYPEYKFQLRGEESSNLTDQGFMDLVEKLQKHIYRGDVFQIVPSRAFKQAFSGDEFNVYRCLRSINPSPYLFYFDYGNFKLFGSSPEAQITIKNNLANIFPIAGTFKRSGNDIEDAEQARKLEQDPKESAEHVMLVDLARNDLSRHCNRVEVKSFKEVQYYSHLIHLVSKVSGHLQENVSAFKVVADTYPAGTLSGAPKYKAMQLIDENEKLGRNFYAGAIGFMGFNEDFNHAIMIRTFMSKNNELHYRAGAGIVADSVPETEMQEVNNKIAALRKAVQMAEGI; this comes from the coding sequence ATGTATAAAATTAATACGACTTACAAAAAAATGCTTGCCGATACTACAACACCAGTGAGCATTTATTTGCGCTTACGTGATGTGTATCCAAACAGCATCCTGTTAGAAAGTTCTGATTACCACAGCAGAGAAAACTCGATGAGTTTTGTTTGTGCTGATCCTGTTGCCGGAATTATCTTAAAGGGATCGCGATTAGAGAGCTATTTCCCCGATGGCGCTGTGGAGATTACCGAAAGTAAAAACCTGATTGAAGAAATTACCGATTTTAAAGATAAGTTCAGAGAAACGGAACTGCCTGAGATCAAATTTATTTCGAGCGGTTTGTTTGGCTATTTTACCTGGAATGCAGTACAACATTTTGAAGATATAAAGTTTACTTCTGAAACACCAGAGGGTGAAGAAATTCCAGAAATGCAGTATCACCTCTATCGTTATATCATCGCCATCGATCACTTCAAAAATGAAATTACCCTTTTCAAAAATACTTTCGAAGGAGAAGAAGAGGGGGGGCTTGAAAAAATGGAATACCTGATCCAGAATAAAAATTACCCTGAATATAAGTTTCAACTTCGTGGTGAGGAAAGTTCGAACCTAACCGATCAGGGTTTTATGGATTTGGTAGAGAAACTACAAAAGCATATTTATCGCGGTGATGTTTTTCAGATTGTGCCTTCAAGAGCATTTAAGCAAGCATTTTCTGGTGATGAATTTAATGTATACCGTTGCCTGCGTTCGATAAACCCATCACCTTACCTGTTTTATTTTGATTACGGGAATTTTAAATTGTTCGGTTCTTCGCCAGAGGCACAGATTACCATCAAAAATAATTTAGCTAATATTTTTCCAATCGCAGGGACTTTTAAGCGCAGCGGAAACGACATTGAAGATGCTGAACAGGCCCGTAAATTAGAACAGGATCCTAAAGAAAGTGCAGAACATGTAATGCTGGTAGATTTGGCCAGAAATGATTTAAGCAGGCACTGTAACCGCGTTGAAGTAAAATCTTTTAAAGAAGTGCAGTACTATTCGCACCTGATCCACCTGGTGAGTAAGGTGAGCGGTCATTTGCAGGAAAACGTGAGCGCTTTTAAAGTAGTTGCCGACACCTATCCGGCAGGTACCTTAAGTGGTGCACCCAAATACAAAGCCATGCAGCTGATTGACGAAAACGAAAAGCTGGGCAGGAATTTTTATGCCGGTGCAATTGGTTTTATGGGTTTTAACGAAGATTTTAACCATGCCATTATGATCAGGACTTTTATGAGCAAGAACAACGAACTGCATTACCGTGCTGGTGCAGGCATTGTGGCCGATTCTGTTCCAGAAACTGAAATGCAAGAGGTGAACAATAAAATTGCAGCATTGCGTAAAGCGGTGCAGATGGCAGAGGGAATATAG
- the trpC gene encoding indole-3-glycerol phosphate synthase TrpC, translated as MNILDKIVLRKKEEIAAAKALISVQDLENSVHFKRTPYSFKEFVLAADRTGIIAEFKRRSPSKGLINGVADVAEVTRAYNAAGASALSVLTDVDFFGGKTDDILAARAANNIPILRKDFMIDEYQILEAKAWGADIILLIASILTPQQINNFGKFAKDLGLNVLLEVHNLEELERSICPNLDAIGVNNRNLADFTVDIQTSFDLVNKIPNEFLKISESAISNPETIRELKAAGFNGFLIGENFMKTDHPGVAIKEFVAQI; from the coding sequence ATGAACATATTAGATAAAATCGTATTACGTAAAAAGGAAGAAATCGCTGCTGCTAAAGCTTTGATCTCTGTTCAGGATTTAGAAAATTCGGTGCATTTTAAGCGGACACCTTATTCTTTTAAAGAGTTTGTGCTGGCAGCAGACCGCACAGGGATTATTGCTGAGTTTAAGCGCCGCTCACCATCAAAAGGGTTAATTAATGGTGTTGCTGATGTTGCTGAAGTAACAAGGGCTTATAACGCAGCAGGTGCATCTGCACTTTCGGTATTAACTGATGTAGATTTCTTTGGGGGTAAAACCGACGATATTCTGGCAGCAAGGGCCGCAAACAATATTCCGATCTTAAGAAAGGATTTTATGATCGATGAATATCAGATCCTGGAAGCAAAAGCCTGGGGTGCTGATATTATTCTGTTAATTGCCTCGATATTAACCCCTCAACAGATTAACAATTTCGGGAAGTTTGCAAAAGATTTAGGATTAAATGTGTTGTTAGAGGTACATAACCTGGAAGAACTGGAGCGAAGCATCTGCCCGAACCTGGATGCCATTGGGGTAAACAACAGAAACCTGGCCGATTTTACCGTAGATATCCAAACCTCGTTTGATCTGGTGAATAAAATCCCGAATGAATTTCTGAAAATCTCAGAAAGTGCGATCAGTAATCCTGAAACCATCAGGGAATTAAAAGCCGCAGGTTTTAATGGCTTTTTAATTGGTGAGAATTTTATGAAAACAGATCATCCGGGTGTTGCGATAAAGGAATTTGTAGCGCAGATATAG
- the rbfA gene encoding 30S ribosome-binding factor RbfA: MESKRQQKFAGVLQEELAQVFQREGAAFLPNTLVTITRVRVSPDLAVAKVYLSFFNTNNTTLSINTVNAHSGEIRYKLGSRIRHQVRVVPELTFFVDDTNEYVERMDHLFDKIAKEPRQKDEDSE; the protein is encoded by the coding sequence ATGGAAAGTAAACGTCAGCAGAAATTTGCAGGAGTATTACAAGAGGAGTTAGCACAGGTTTTTCAGCGGGAAGGTGCTGCGTTTTTGCCCAATACATTGGTAACCATTACCCGCGTTCGGGTTTCGCCGGATTTGGCAGTGGCTAAAGTTTACCTGAGCTTTTTTAATACCAATAATACCACGCTTTCTATCAATACCGTTAACGCACATTCGGGCGAAATCAGATATAAACTGGGAAGCAGAATCCGCCATCAGGTTAGGGTAGTGCCAGAGCTTACTTTCTTTGTAGATGATACCAATGAATACGTAGAACGTATGGACCATCTTTTCGATAAGATTGCTAAAGAACCCAGACAAAAGGACGAAGACAGCGAATAA
- the hflX gene encoding GTPase HflX, translating into MGKQKLYDTAIVQERAILVGVVTPGEKEAQTKEYLDELAFLVDTAGGKVEKVFTQKMLKPERATFVGTGKLEEIKAYVKSEEIDVVVFDDELSPSQLRNIDRELGVKVLDRSNLILDIFANRAQTAQAKTQVELAQLQYVLPRLTGMWTHLERQKGGIGMRGPGETQIESDRRIILNKISLLKERLRNIDRQNETQRKNRGQLIRVALVGYTNVGKSTIMNMLSKSEVFAENKLFATLDTTVRKVVIENLPFLLSDTVGFIRKLPHHLVECFKSTLDEVREADLLIHVVDVSHPNFEDQINTVNETLKDIGAIDKDMILVFNKIDAYVSPELDDEEDDGKLTLEDFKKSWMSHDKVPVLFISATEKENLEEFKTLLYDKVKAAHVARYPYDSNLLY; encoded by the coding sequence ATGGGAAAACAAAAATTATATGATACTGCCATTGTGCAGGAGCGGGCAATTTTAGTTGGAGTGGTTACACCTGGCGAAAAAGAAGCCCAAACAAAAGAATATTTAGATGAGCTGGCCTTTTTGGTAGATACAGCAGGAGGGAAGGTAGAGAAGGTTTTTACACAGAAAATGCTAAAACCAGAGCGTGCTACTTTTGTGGGTACGGGAAAACTGGAAGAGATAAAGGCGTATGTGAAATCGGAAGAAATTGATGTGGTGGTTTTCGACGATGAGTTATCGCCGTCGCAACTGCGTAACATCGATCGTGAACTTGGAGTTAAGGTTTTGGACAGAAGTAATCTGATTCTGGATATTTTTGCCAACAGGGCCCAAACGGCACAGGCAAAAACACAGGTTGAGCTGGCACAATTGCAATATGTTCTACCACGTTTAACGGGTATGTGGACTCACTTGGAACGCCAGAAAGGTGGTATTGGGATGCGTGGTCCTGGTGAAACACAGATTGAAAGTGATAGACGGATTATTTTAAATAAAATCTCTTTGTTAAAGGAGCGTTTAAGAAATATAGACCGGCAGAATGAAACGCAGCGTAAAAACCGTGGACAGTTGATTCGGGTAGCTTTGGTGGGTTATACCAACGTGGGTAAATCGACCATCATGAATATGCTGTCGAAATCGGAAGTATTTGCAGAAAATAAATTGTTTGCAACTTTAGATACGACAGTTCGTAAAGTGGTGATCGAGAATTTGCCCTTTTTGCTTTCCGATACCGTCGGCTTTATCCGCAAGCTGCCTCACCATTTGGTAGAATGTTTTAAATCTACTTTAGATGAAGTACGTGAAGCTGATTTGTTGATCCATGTGGTTGATGTTTCGCACCCTAATTTTGAAGATCAGATCAATACGGTTAATGAAACCTTGAAAGATATTGGCGCAATTGATAAGGACATGATTTTGGTTTTTAATAAAATTGATGCTTATGTTTCGCCAGAGCTTGATGACGAAGAGGATGATGGCAAGCTTACTTTAGAAGACTTTAAGAAAAGCTGGATGAGCCATGATAAAGTGCCGGTTTTGTTTATATCCGCTACAGAAAAAGAAAACTTAGAAGAGTTTAAAACATTATTGTACGATAAGGTTAAAGCTGCTCATGTGGCGAGATACCCGTATGATAGTAATTTGTTATATTAG
- a CDS encoding peptidoglycan DD-metalloendopeptidase family protein, producing MQTFEQLIQTNASLIHKVVDFDVNHDQLLPLDFTAANTELTDEILENTDLFSAWVNEKLARNNARYGIGGYDEHRTIYSRSAHFDAGDEARRLHLGVDIWGAAGTPIYNFYDATVQSFANNNNFGDYGATIILAYEIGGLKFNALYGHLSLASLNGLKEGEFIPAGAKIATLGAKEENGYWPPHLHFQLIKNMEGLKGDYPGVCKFSEREKYLANCPDPNLILKATFY from the coding sequence ATGCAAACTTTTGAGCAGCTTATTCAAACGAATGCTTCATTGATTCACAAGGTGGTTGATTTTGATGTAAATCATGACCAGCTTTTACCTTTAGATTTTACTGCAGCGAATACCGAGTTAACAGATGAAATTTTGGAAAATACCGATTTGTTTTCTGCCTGGGTAAATGAAAAATTAGCCCGTAATAATGCTCGTTATGGAATTGGCGGTTATGATGAACACCGTACCATATATTCACGAAGTGCTCATTTTGATGCCGGGGATGAAGCCCGCAGGTTACATTTAGGTGTAGATATCTGGGGGGCAGCTGGAACACCGATATACAATTTTTATGATGCCACTGTGCAAAGTTTTGCCAATAACAATAACTTTGGCGATTATGGCGCAACAATTATCTTGGCTTATGAAATAGGTGGACTTAAATTTAATGCCTTATATGGGCATTTAAGTTTGGCTTCGTTAAATGGGCTTAAGGAAGGTGAGTTTATTCCTGCCGGAGCTAAAATTGCAACGTTAGGCGCAAAAGAGGAGAACGGTTACTGGCCACCACACCTTCATTTCCAGCTGATCAAAAACATGGAAGGATTAAAAGGTGATTATCCAGGCGTTTGTAAGTTTAGCGAGCGAGAAAAATACCTGGCAAACTGCCCCGACCCGAATTTGATTTTGAAAGCTACTTTTTATTAA
- a CDS encoding TonB family protein encodes MKNLLTLCLLFCCSLAIGQVQFKSGKSGFTNFLRENTIYPQFSKDNCIQGTVSVSFKLNGQGRVYFSKISKGILSDLDEEALRLVRLSSGKWQVPAGYDTTVSIVAPVNFKLSGYNCEGKSSEAIQEAIRSYQTEEALTNSVINFYKNISQAKPGQEVQIIAIKNQLGIDDEYLGDRIKMALKKIKQGDKQGACEDFLFVKYMGSKKADDYLAKYCK; translated from the coding sequence ATGAAAAACCTGCTTACCCTTTGTTTGCTTTTCTGCTGTTCATTGGCCATTGGTCAGGTTCAGTTTAAATCGGGTAAAAGTGGTTTTACAAATTTCTTAAGGGAAAATACGATTTATCCTCAGTTTTCGAAAGATAATTGTATCCAGGGAACAGTGAGCGTAAGTTTTAAACTCAATGGCCAGGGTAGGGTTTATTTTTCAAAAATTAGCAAAGGAATATTGTCTGACCTGGATGAAGAAGCCTTGCGATTGGTGCGTTTAAGCAGTGGTAAATGGCAGGTTCCGGCGGGTTACGATACAACAGTTTCGATTGTTGCTCCGGTTAATTTTAAACTTTCGGGCTATAATTGCGAAGGGAAATCAAGTGAAGCCATTCAAGAGGCTATCCGCAGTTATCAGACAGAAGAAGCCTTAACCAACTCGGTCATTAATTTTTATAAAAACATCAGCCAGGCAAAACCCGGACAGGAGGTTCAGATAATTGCCATTAAAAACCAGCTGGGTATTGATGATGAATATTTGGGCGACAGGATAAAAATGGCCTTAAAAAAAATAAAACAGGGCGATAAACAAGGTGCTTGTGAGGATTTTTTATTTGTTAAATATATGGGAAGTAAAAAGGCTGATGATTATTTAGCAAAGTATTGTAAGTAG